The Microbacterium sp. LWH7-1.2 genome window below encodes:
- a CDS encoding squalene/phytoene synthase family protein: MSIVRAASPTGLALYDQAAADAAATVIARYSTSFGLACRLLGPRPRPHVRHVYALVRIADEIVDGPAEEAGLSAEVAGEILDALESETLSAIDRGFSSNLVVHAFAGTARECGIGEDLVRPFFASMRTDLDTLRHDAASHDAYVYGSAEVVGLMCLEVFVNAGAPHPVTPSPQLVEGARRLGAAFQDVNFLRDLRHDEAVLGRDYLGLSTADGERAAVLDRIDSDLAIAASAIPALPADCRRAVTAAHDLFAELAVRLRACDGRQERVRVPDAVKARLAARALLGFAPREVRA, encoded by the coding sequence ATGAGCATCGTGCGCGCTGCGTCCCCCACAGGCCTCGCCCTCTACGACCAGGCTGCGGCGGATGCCGCCGCCACCGTGATCGCGCGCTACTCGACCTCGTTCGGGCTTGCGTGCCGGCTGCTCGGTCCGCGCCCGCGGCCGCACGTGCGCCACGTGTACGCCCTCGTGCGCATCGCGGACGAGATCGTCGACGGTCCCGCCGAGGAAGCCGGACTGTCGGCGGAGGTCGCGGGCGAGATCCTCGACGCGCTCGAGAGCGAGACCCTGTCGGCGATCGACCGCGGATTCAGCTCCAACCTCGTGGTGCACGCGTTCGCGGGAACGGCGCGTGAGTGCGGCATCGGAGAGGATCTCGTGCGCCCGTTCTTCGCGTCGATGCGCACCGACCTCGACACGCTCCGCCATGACGCCGCCTCGCACGACGCGTACGTCTACGGGTCCGCCGAGGTGGTCGGCCTGATGTGCCTGGAGGTGTTCGTGAACGCGGGGGCGCCGCATCCGGTCACCCCCTCGCCTCAGCTCGTCGAGGGCGCTCGGCGCCTCGGCGCCGCGTTCCAGGACGTGAACTTCCTGCGCGACCTCCGCCACGATGAAGCCGTGCTCGGACGCGACTACCTCGGCCTGTCGACGGCAGACGGCGAGCGCGCTGCGGTGCTCGATCGCATCGACAGCGATCTCGCCATCGCGGCGAGCGCCATCCCAGCGCTTCCCGCCGACTGCCGGCGCGCGGTGACCGCCGCGCACGACCTCTTCGCAGAGCTGGCTGTGCGTCTGCGCGCCTGCGACGGGCGCCAGGAGCGGGTGCGTGTGCCCGACGCGGTGAAGGCGCGTCTGGCGGCGCGCGCGCTGCTCGGCTTCGCCCCTCGGGAGGTGCGCGCATGA
- a CDS encoding polyprenyl synthetase family protein — translation MIPAAADPDLRIAIDGALARIRERTSELGSGFGALGDAITRAAQGGKRLRPALVTASFEAFRTDDANASAVLSVAAAFELLHTAFVVHDDVIDHDTMRRGVPNVGGEFRRRAQDDGANTDGAALVGDAAAILAGDILLHEAFRLVAMAHTDDATRDRLLTLLDDAVLISAAGELADVENSVAARHPSRISTLDTAFNKTAVYTFRAPLQAGALLGGADGDALRVLGEAGGRLGLAFQLVDDLIGAFGTSAQTGRDTGPDLRENKRTPLVALARESDATPRVDEALALARTGPVAVREAQLVLEQTGARERLVRLVEETLAAVRDGSHDPALPDRAGALLRTLADRIEGRIP, via the coding sequence GCCGATCCCGACCTCCGGATCGCGATCGACGGTGCGCTCGCGCGCATCCGCGAGCGCACCTCCGAGCTGGGATCCGGCTTCGGTGCGCTGGGGGACGCGATCACCCGCGCGGCGCAGGGCGGCAAGCGCCTGCGTCCGGCGCTGGTCACCGCGTCCTTCGAGGCGTTCCGCACCGACGACGCCAACGCGTCGGCCGTCCTCTCGGTGGCGGCCGCCTTCGAGCTGCTGCACACGGCGTTCGTCGTGCACGACGACGTCATCGACCACGACACGATGCGGCGCGGGGTGCCCAACGTCGGCGGCGAGTTCCGCCGGCGCGCGCAGGACGACGGCGCCAACACCGACGGTGCCGCGCTGGTGGGAGACGCCGCGGCGATCCTGGCCGGCGACATCCTGCTCCACGAGGCCTTCCGGCTGGTCGCCATGGCGCACACCGATGACGCCACCCGGGATCGCCTCCTGACCCTCCTCGACGACGCCGTCCTCATCTCCGCGGCCGGCGAACTCGCCGACGTGGAGAACAGCGTCGCGGCGCGGCATCCGTCCCGCATCTCCACGCTCGACACGGCGTTCAACAAGACCGCCGTATACACGTTCCGCGCGCCGCTGCAGGCGGGCGCGCTGCTCGGGGGCGCCGACGGCGACGCCCTGCGCGTGCTCGGCGAGGCCGGTGGCCGCCTCGGACTCGCCTTCCAGCTCGTCGACGACCTCATCGGGGCATTCGGGACCTCGGCGCAGACCGGCCGGGACACCGGTCCCGATCTCCGCGAGAACAAGCGCACGCCGCTGGTCGCACTCGCCCGCGAGTCAGACGCCACGCCGCGGGTCGACGAGGCGCTCGCACTCGCGCGCACCGGTCCGGTCGCGGTGCGCGAGGCGCAGCTCGTCCTGGAGCAGACCGGCGCCAGGGAGCGCCTGGTGCGCCTGGTCGAAGAGACGCTGGCGGCGGTACGGGATGGCTCGCACGACCCCGCGCTCCCCGACCGTGCCGGAGCCCTTCTGCGCACCCTCGCCGACCGCATCGAAGGACGGATCCCATGA